In Acidobacteriota bacterium, the following proteins share a genomic window:
- a CDS encoding GGDEF domain-containing protein, protein MGRTGASPRGMTGRPHRSAPVLRLALVLLVLCLARPVAAASLAQRVAGASRLRLDSPEQCREACLGILHDLGASIDSPEGVAVFRLLAETSYILEDGESTIRYAARGLALQSRTREQDVRLRLSLSGGFDLLGQYERALAELDTAGRVAEAVGDPALRALVRARRGQEASMLKRYREALVDVVAAAALLERISDLETRSDVLNAIAETYVSMEDYPKALDYHLKTLAVLEGLGNRQQIAAGCYNVARLQHALGRTQPALEFYRRSLGLCRQLGDASGVAFALQGIASITGEKGDRGAAIRDLGEAVRLFDRLRHVQMQVSSRIDMAELHLAGKDLAQALAVATAALDLAEKAGLQDRLIDIRALLARLCEASGDFRSAFAHQREFIRLSAAAWQKERESAQGVAREQLGTRLKEQENATLARENEIRRLQLESHRALQNVYFGAAVVSVLVLLLLCWLLVRKGRVEKRLRWLAQTDELTGLLNRRAVLARGRAEYDRSLRYGFDLSVLLMDLDRLKEVNDRHGHDAGDRVLAEFGDLCRDTLRISDICGRWGGDEFVAILPHTDACEALAVAGRICERARQVIVPRGPGGTATTLSIGIALRDAGDTGIEDTLKRADEAAYAAKTAGRDCVRVHGVVTGPPPEPAGEAVPPLAPEASPVSAGTPPEGLSGKTGD, encoded by the coding sequence ATGGGCAGGACGGGCGCTTCACCCCGGGGCATGACAGGGAGACCGCACCGGTCAGCCCCGGTTCTCCGGCTGGCCCTCGTCCTGCTGGTGCTCTGCCTGGCCCGTCCCGTGGCGGCTGCAAGTCTCGCCCAGCGGGTCGCCGGGGCATCCCGGCTCCGGCTGGACAGCCCGGAGCAGTGCCGAGAAGCCTGCCTGGGGATCCTGCACGACCTGGGGGCGTCCATCGACTCGCCGGAAGGGGTCGCGGTCTTCCGGCTTCTGGCTGAAACCAGTTATATCCTGGAAGACGGGGAGAGCACGATCCGCTACGCCGCCCGGGGTCTGGCGCTCCAGTCCCGCACGCGCGAGCAGGACGTCCGCCTTCGCCTCAGCCTGAGCGGCGGGTTCGACCTTCTCGGGCAGTACGAGAGGGCCCTGGCGGAACTGGACACCGCGGGGCGGGTCGCCGAGGCGGTCGGTGACCCTGCCCTGAGGGCCCTCGTCCGGGCCCGGCGAGGGCAGGAGGCCTCCATGCTGAAGCGATACCGGGAGGCCCTGGTCGACGTGGTTGCCGCCGCCGCCCTCCTGGAGAGGATTTCGGATCTGGAGACGCGCTCCGACGTCCTCAACGCCATCGCGGAGACGTACGTTTCCATGGAAGACTACCCCAAGGCCCTGGACTACCACCTGAAAACGCTGGCCGTCCTGGAGGGGCTGGGGAACCGGCAGCAGATCGCCGCGGGGTGTTACAACGTGGCCCGGCTCCAGCACGCGCTGGGGCGGACGCAGCCGGCCCTGGAGTTCTACCGCCGCTCGCTGGGCCTCTGCCGGCAGCTGGGGGACGCGTCGGGGGTCGCCTTCGCCCTGCAGGGGATCGCGTCCATCACCGGGGAGAAGGGCGACCGGGGCGCCGCCATCCGGGACCTGGGCGAAGCCGTCCGCCTGTTCGACCGGCTGAGGCACGTCCAGATGCAGGTGAGCAGCCGTATCGACATGGCCGAACTGCACCTGGCGGGAAAGGACCTGGCGCAGGCCCTCGCCGTCGCCACGGCCGCTCTGGACCTGGCCGAAAAGGCGGGGTTGCAGGACCGCCTGATCGACATCCGTGCCCTCCTCGCCCGGCTCTGCGAGGCGTCCGGCGACTTTCGGAGCGCCTTCGCCCATCAGCGCGAGTTCATCCGGTTGTCGGCGGCGGCCTGGCAGAAGGAGCGGGAAAGCGCCCAGGGCGTCGCCCGGGAACAACTGGGGACCCGGCTGAAGGAGCAGGAAAACGCGACCCTGGCCCGGGAGAACGAGATCCGTCGCCTGCAACTGGAAAGCCACCGCGCCCTGCAGAACGTCTACTTCGGCGCGGCGGTGGTGTCGGTGCTGGTCCTGTTGCTCCTGTGCTGGCTGCTCGTCCGGAAGGGCCGGGTGGAGAAGCGCCTGCGCTGGCTGGCCCAGACCGACGAGCTGACCGGCCTGCTCAACCGCCGGGCCGTCCTGGCCCGCGGGCGGGCGGAGTACGACCGCTCCCTGCGGTACGGGTTCGACCTGTCGGTCCTCCTCATGGACCTGGACCGGCTCAAGGAGGTCAACGACCGGCACGGTCACGACGCGGGCGACCGGGTCCTGGCGGAGTTCGGCGACCTGTGCCGGGACACGCTCCGGATCTCCGACATCTGCGGCCGCTGGGGCGGGGACGAATTCGTCGCCATCCTCCCCCACACCGACGCGTGCGAGGCCCTCGCCGTGGCCGGGCGGATCTGCGAGCGGGCCCGCCAAGTCATCGTTCCGCGGGGGCCGGGCGGGACGGCCACCACCCTCAGCATCGGCATCGCCCTGCGGGACGCCGGGGACACCGGCATCGAGGACACCCTCAAACGCGCGGACGAAGCCGCCTACGCCGCCAAGACCGCCGGTCGCGACTGCGTGCGGGTGCACGGGGTTGTAACGGGGCCCCCGCCGGAACCCGCGGGTGAGGCCGTTCCACCGCTTGCGCCAGAGGCCTCTCCGGTTTCCGCCGGCACGCCGCCGGAAGGCCTTTCCGGGAAAACGGGAGACTGA
- a CDS encoding HDIG domain-containing protein, with product MTRDEALSLLHAWVTKDGLRKHALGVEAAMRAYARKYGADENAWGFVGLLHDFDYERYPDAENHPFRGADHLRSLGVDETTVRAILSHAAYTGVPRENLMAKVLFAVDELVGMITAAALVTPERKVAAVTSRSVIKKMKDKAFARSVNRDEIREGAADLGVPLEEHIDFVVAALSGVSDELGL from the coding sequence ATGACGCGAGACGAAGCCCTTTCCCTTCTCCACGCGTGGGTGACCAAGGACGGTCTCCGGAAGCACGCCCTCGGCGTCGAGGCCGCCATGCGCGCCTACGCCCGGAAGTACGGCGCCGACGAGAACGCCTGGGGGTTCGTGGGGCTGCTGCACGATTTCGATTACGAGCGTTACCCGGACGCGGAAAACCACCCCTTCCGCGGCGCGGATCACCTTCGGTCCCTCGGCGTGGACGAGACCACGGTCCGCGCCATCCTCTCCCACGCCGCGTACACCGGGGTTCCCCGGGAGAACCTCATGGCGAAGGTCCTCTTCGCCGTCGACGAACTGGTGGGCATGATCACCGCCGCGGCGCTGGTGACGCCCGAGCGGAAGGTGGCCGCCGTCACGTCCCGCTCGGTGATCAAGAAGATGAAGGACAAGGCCTTCGCCCGAAGCGTGAACCGGGACGAGATCCGCGAGGGGGCGGCCGACCTGGGGGTCCCCCTCGAGGAGCACATCGATTTCGTGGTGGCCGCCCTGAGCGGCGTGTCCGACGAACTCGGGCTCTGA
- a CDS encoding mechanosensitive ion channel, translating into MTFLSHFVLALSLFGLAVLTLALGFRWPFLRRGGRVLFLLFLVQGARDVLSIPAVGVRCPREIHLMTLFLFAFLVGAFVVTVLKDVLLHWFARRRFMASKLIRDLLTWVVYVVLVLFLLQIVYGVSITPFLAGSAVLTVVIGFAVQDTLINLIAGVVFHFEDSIRLGDWLEIDGNMGEVKEMSWRAIRLQSAANEVFVIPNQDFTKKTFTNLSRVNAARFQVIGASYRDDPEKVRRTLARAALSTPGIRWDPKPTVEIDGFDDFSVNYRIRYFIEDYRNHPRVKGALMLSVWHAFQRHRISIPFPVRVVHQEGKLEGHIVHDQAETIREALADLEMFRFLEGDELDAIVAKSELVDYPEGTVVALEGEQGLVMFVIVDGKVEVTRENRRIALLGPGDIFGEVALFTGEPRKASVKAITPLTVVTIHRVGFDNILKRNALFISKIEQMVEDRLSAATEEEDPDAKKERSRNLLRSIRCYLLGQK; encoded by the coding sequence GTGACCTTCCTTTCCCACTTTGTCCTGGCCCTGTCCCTTTTCGGGCTTGCGGTGCTCACCCTCGCCCTGGGCTTCCGGTGGCCCTTCCTTCGGCGGGGGGGGCGGGTCCTGTTCCTCCTCTTCCTCGTCCAGGGGGCGAGGGACGTCCTGTCCATCCCCGCGGTGGGCGTCCGGTGCCCCCGGGAGATCCACCTGATGACGCTGTTCCTCTTCGCCTTCCTGGTGGGCGCCTTCGTCGTCACCGTGCTCAAGGACGTCCTCCTCCACTGGTTCGCCCGGCGGCGGTTCATGGCCTCCAAGCTGATTCGGGACCTGCTCACCTGGGTGGTGTACGTCGTCCTCGTCCTGTTTCTCCTCCAGATCGTCTACGGGGTCAGCATCACCCCCTTCCTGGCCGGCTCCGCCGTCCTGACGGTCGTCATCGGTTTCGCGGTTCAGGACACCCTGATCAACCTGATCGCCGGGGTGGTTTTCCATTTCGAGGATTCCATCCGCCTGGGCGACTGGCTGGAGATCGACGGGAACATGGGCGAGGTGAAGGAGATGTCGTGGAGGGCCATCCGGTTGCAATCGGCCGCCAACGAGGTCTTCGTCATCCCGAACCAGGACTTCACGAAGAAGACCTTCACCAACCTCAGCCGCGTCAATGCCGCCCGGTTCCAGGTCATCGGGGCGTCCTACCGGGACGACCCCGAAAAGGTGCGCCGGACCCTCGCCCGGGCCGCCCTCTCGACCCCCGGCATCCGGTGGGACCCGAAGCCCACCGTGGAGATCGACGGCTTCGACGATTTTTCCGTCAACTACCGCATCCGCTACTTCATCGAGGACTATCGGAACCACCCGCGGGTCAAGGGGGCGCTCATGCTCTCGGTCTGGCACGCCTTCCAGCGCCACCGGATCTCCATCCCCTTCCCCGTGCGGGTGGTCCACCAGGAGGGGAAGCTGGAGGGCCACATCGTGCACGACCAGGCCGAGACCATCCGGGAAGCCCTGGCGGACCTCGAGATGTTCCGTTTCCTCGAAGGGGACGAACTGGACGCCATCGTCGCCAAGTCCGAACTGGTGGATTACCCCGAGGGGACCGTCGTGGCCCTGGAGGGGGAACAGGGCCTGGTGATGTTCGTCATCGTGGACGGGAAGGTCGAGGTGACGCGGGAGAACCGGCGTATCGCCCTCCTCGGCCCCGGCGACATCTTCGGCGAGGTGGCGCTGTTCACCGGGGAGCCCCGGAAGGCGTCCGTCAAGGCGATCACGCCGCTGACCGTCGTGACGATCCACCGGGTGGGGTTCGACAACATCCTGAAAAGAAACGCGCTGTTCATTTCCAAGATCGAGCAGATGGTGGAGGACCGGTTGTCCGCCGCGACGGAAGAAGAGGACCCCGACGCGAAAAAGGAGAGGAGCCGGAACCTTCTCCGAAGCATCCGGTGCTACCTCCTGGGACAGAAGTGA
- a CDS encoding zf-HC2 domain-containing protein produces MKCDNVRILEFMNGDLSPAEMDAVMAHLDACPDCEAAFRDFLQARVLQGDIEKALPAGFFPERDIAGPFRRLYVHLAVAAVLLVMLTAGLFLVKGYLAEQAGSNLGARLEDGPYPFERGVYRGGGAPPPDRDRLMEPYTRAAYPAFLEAADAWLETHPGDERVLFYSGVAAYLLHRHPDAARRFEAALRASTERKAEVLWYLANTRLRTGDTRGGRQLLEELARGPDPVYGPKAAGLLAIVPGP; encoded by the coding sequence ATGAAGTGCGACAACGTCCGAATCCTGGAATTTATGAACGGGGACCTTTCCCCGGCGGAAATGGACGCCGTGATGGCTCACCTCGACGCCTGCCCCGACTGCGAGGCCGCCTTCCGGGACTTCCTCCAGGCACGGGTCCTCCAGGGCGACATCGAGAAGGCCCTCCCCGCAGGGTTCTTCCCGGAACGGGACATCGCGGGCCCCTTCCGCCGCCTCTATGTCCACCTGGCGGTGGCGGCGGTCCTCCTGGTCATGCTGACAGCCGGGCTCTTCCTGGTGAAAGGCTACCTCGCGGAACAGGCGGGGTCGAACCTGGGCGCCCGCCTCGAGGACGGCCCGTACCCCTTCGAACGCGGGGTCTACCGCGGGGGGGGCGCGCCGCCCCCGGACCGGGACCGTCTCATGGAGCCCTACACCCGCGCCGCCTACCCGGCATTCCTGGAAGCGGCCGACGCCTGGCTGGAAACGCACCCCGGGGACGAGCGGGTCCTGTTCTACTCCGGCGTGGCCGCCTACCTGCTGCACCGGCACCCCGACGCGGCCCGGCGGTTCGAGGCCGCCCTGAGGGCCTCGACGGAGCGGAAGGCGGAGGTCCTCTGGTACCTGGCCAACACGCGCCTGCGCACGGGGGACACCCGGGGCGGACGGCAGCTGCTCGAGGAACTGGCCCGCGGGCCCGACCCCGTCTACGGGCCGAAGGCCGCCGGGCTGCTGGCCATCGTCCCCGGGCCGTGA
- a CDS encoding YdcF family protein gives MIAVYKTFLAFLFPPGLLVTGLVVLGVWCRRGGKHPRLRAVSLCLFAGAGLIYLLSIPVVSNLLTGWLEYRHPVISAEGLGRADCYVVLGGGVNHQARLSLSDSPGQPNEFAAMRTVEACRLYRARPLPVIVSGGAVFPGDRPESAVLADYLASLGVPREHILQEPASRTTGENATRVAALCKQRGLKSPVVITSAIHMRRSLLSFEQAGLTVIPAPCGFWTNWHATWWEMALPDPREFYKARAALWEYAGYWAYAVGVNFR, from the coding sequence ATGATCGCGGTCTACAAAACTTTCCTGGCGTTTCTTTTTCCCCCCGGCCTGCTCGTCACGGGCCTGGTGGTGCTGGGCGTGTGGTGCCGGCGGGGCGGGAAGCACCCCCGGCTCCGGGCGGTCTCCCTCTGCCTGTTCGCCGGGGCCGGGCTCATCTACCTTCTGTCCATCCCCGTGGTGAGCAACCTCCTGACGGGCTGGCTGGAGTACCGGCACCCGGTGATCTCGGCCGAGGGCCTGGGCCGGGCGGACTGTTACGTCGTCCTCGGGGGGGGGGTGAACCACCAGGCACGGTTGAGCCTTTCCGACTCACCGGGCCAGCCCAACGAGTTCGCCGCGATGCGGACGGTGGAAGCCTGCCGCCTTTACCGCGCCCGCCCCCTCCCCGTGATCGTCAGCGGCGGGGCCGTCTTCCCCGGCGACCGGCCGGAGAGCGCCGTCCTGGCGGATTACCTGGCGTCTCTGGGAGTCCCCCGGGAGCACATCCTGCAGGAGCCCGCCAGCCGCACGACCGGCGAAAACGCCACCCGCGTCGCGGCCCTGTGCAAACAGAGGGGTCTGAAATCCCCCGTCGTGATCACCAGCGCCATCCACATGCGACGGTCGTTGCTCTCCTTCGAGCAGGCCGGGCTCACCGTGATCCCCGCGCCCTGCGGGTTCTGGACGAACTGGCACGCGACCTGGTGGGAGATGGCGCTGCCCGACCCCCGCGAGTTCTACAAGGCCCGGGCGGCCCTCTGGGAGTACGCGGGGTACTGGGCCTACGCGGTGGGGGTGAACTTCCGCTGA
- a CDS encoding twin-arginine translocation signal domain-containing protein — protein sequence MGFVDRRRFLAGTAALIGGAALAPIGRLAGVPPVQRYLRVQLSGSGGAGRGGDLPSPHPFRVRFSPGQAADASDAQTSREP from the coding sequence ATGGGGTTCGTGGACAGACGCCGTTTCCTTGCGGGGACGGCCGCGTTGATCGGCGGCGCCGCCTTGGCGCCGATCGGCCGCCTGGCGGGGGTGCCGCCGGTCCAGCGGTATCTCCGGGTGCAGCTCTCCGGTTCAGGGGGGGCGGGCCGGGGGGGGGACCTGCCTTCCCCGCACCCCTTCAGGGTGCGCTTCAGCCCGGGGCAAGCCGCGGACGCCAGCGATGCACAAACGTCTCGGGAACCGTGA
- a CDS encoding sigma-70 family RNA polymerase sigma factor, which translates to MAAPPSVLEHLVQANGAFYLRLALKYLKDPDRAVDCLQEGYQKFLDQPGAPEGPTEAGRFLVRLLINHFIDCLRRGITARKHEGGGSDDIDGYADQCADGPETRFMERQREAFKTWAISRLVERLDKLSPPQRQLLQLVFFRKPPLTLVEISRQKNIPMSTVHSRLRGALRALRGICGDLAREWKKM; encoded by the coding sequence GTGGCGGCCCCCCCCTCCGTCCTGGAACACCTGGTCCAAGCTAACGGGGCCTTCTACCTTCGCCTTGCCCTCAAATACCTGAAGGACCCCGACCGGGCAGTCGACTGCCTCCAGGAAGGCTACCAGAAATTCCTCGACCAGCCCGGGGCCCCGGAGGGCCCGACCGAGGCGGGGCGCTTTCTGGTCCGCCTCCTGATCAACCACTTCATCGACTGCCTCCGCCGCGGGATCACCGCCCGGAAGCACGAGGGGGGAGGGTCCGACGACATCGACGGTTACGCGGACCAGTGCGCCGACGGGCCCGAAACCCGCTTCATGGAGCGCCAGCGGGAAGCCTTCAAGACCTGGGCGATCTCCCGGCTCGTGGAGCGCCTCGACAAACTGTCGCCCCCCCAACGCCAGCTGCTGCAGCTGGTCTTCTTCCGCAAGCCGCCCCTGACGCTCGTGGAGATCAGCCGGCAGAAGAACATCCCCATGAGCACCGTGCACTCGCGGCTGAGGGGGGCCCTCAGGGCCTTGCGCGGCATCTGCGGCGACCTGGCGAGAGAGTGGAAAAAAATGTGA
- a CDS encoding ATP-binding protein codes for MELVSRFFSPPADHFFLLGPRGTGKTLLTQALFPQAVRIDLLEPETVRVLSARPERVRELIKAQPSVPQVVIDEVQKLPELLEVVHLLMEERKSIQFILTGSSARKLRRGGVNLLGGRAAQKSLHPFMAAELGPRFDLAEALRLGMLPVVRGGRKPESILHAYNGLYLREEVKMEGLARNIGNFSRFLEAISFSHAGVLNLANVARECTVGRKTVEGYLGLLEDLLLSFRIPVFTRRAKRELAAHPKFFFFDAGVFRANRPRGPLDAPGEIDGAALEGLVAQHLRAWCEYTAGNHQLSYWQTRSRVEVDFVVYGESGLYALEVKNTTQVRPEDLRGLKSFGEDYPESRRFLLYRGKDLLLRDDILCVPCGDFLLSLKPGVFPYDRS; via the coding sequence ATGGAATTAGTGTCTCGCTTTTTTTCTCCCCCCGCCGACCATTTTTTCCTGCTCGGTCCTCGTGGCACCGGCAAGACCCTGTTGACCCAGGCGCTTTTCCCGCAAGCGGTCCGGATCGACCTGCTGGAGCCGGAAACCGTGCGGGTCCTGTCCGCGCGGCCCGAACGCGTGAGGGAGTTGATCAAGGCCCAGCCCTCCGTCCCGCAGGTGGTCATCGACGAAGTTCAGAAACTGCCCGAACTGCTGGAAGTCGTCCATCTGCTGATGGAAGAACGAAAATCCATCCAGTTCATTCTGACGGGGTCGAGCGCCCGCAAGCTCCGGCGGGGCGGTGTGAACCTGTTGGGCGGAAGGGCGGCGCAGAAGTCCCTGCACCCCTTCATGGCCGCCGAACTCGGTCCGCGGTTCGACCTGGCGGAAGCGTTGCGCCTTGGCATGCTGCCGGTCGTTCGGGGCGGGCGGAAACCGGAGAGCATCCTGCACGCCTACAATGGCCTCTACCTGCGGGAAGAAGTTAAAATGGAGGGCCTGGCGCGCAATATCGGAAATTTTTCCCGCTTCCTCGAAGCCATCAGTTTTTCGCACGCGGGAGTGCTCAACCTCGCCAATGTCGCCCGCGAATGCACCGTGGGCCGTAAAACAGTCGAAGGCTATCTGGGTCTGCTGGAGGACCTTCTCCTGTCCTTCCGCATCCCGGTCTTCACTCGGCGGGCCAAGCGTGAATTGGCGGCCCACCCGAAATTTTTCTTTTTCGACGCCGGCGTTTTCCGCGCCAACCGTCCCCGCGGGCCGCTGGATGCGCCGGGAGAGATCGACGGCGCCGCCCTGGAAGGGCTCGTCGCCCAGCATCTCCGTGCCTGGTGCGAATACACGGCGGGCAACCACCAACTCTCCTACTGGCAGACGAGATCGAGAGTGGAGGTGGATTTTGTCGTCTATGGCGAAAGCGGACTGTATGCGCTGGAGGTTAAAAACACGACCCAGGTGCGGCCGGAAGATCTGCGCGGCCTGAAGAGCTTCGGCGAGGACTATCCGGAGAGCCGCCGTTTTCTGTTGTATCGCGGGAAGGATCTGTTGTTGCGCGACGACATCCTGTGCGTCCCCTGTGGCGACTTCCTCCTCAGCCTCAAGCCAGGAGTGTTTCCCTATGACCGTTCTTGA
- a CDS encoding tryptophan-rich sensory protein, which translates to MHPKAGQPVTPLLRRLGLIAWLALSFSAAAMGGLFVPGEWYATLNKPSWNPPGWVFGPVWSALYTLMAVAAWLVWTQGGFRAQRRPLTLFLAQLALNAAWTPLFFGLHWTGAAFAEIVLLWLAIAATMAGFRPVSRAAAWLLAPYLAWVSFAAVLNFALWRMNA; encoded by the coding sequence ATGCATCCAAAGGCAGGCCAACCGGTTACCCCGCTGTTGCGCCGGCTGGGCCTGATCGCCTGGCTCGCGCTCAGTTTCAGCGCCGCCGCGATGGGTGGGTTGTTCGTGCCCGGGGAGTGGTATGCGACGCTGAACAAGCCGTCGTGGAACCCGCCCGGCTGGGTGTTCGGCCCGGTGTGGTCGGCGCTATACACCCTGATGGCGGTCGCCGCGTGGCTCGTGTGGACGCAGGGCGGATTCAGGGCGCAGCGCCGGCCGCTCACACTCTTCCTTGCGCAACTGGCGCTCAACGCGGCCTGGACGCCCCTTTTCTTCGGACTGCACTGGACCGGTGCGGCCTTTGCCGAGATCGTGCTGCTCTGGCTGGCGATCGCCGCGACGATGGCCGGCTTCCGTCCGGTCAGCCGGGCCGCGGCGTGGCTGCTCGCGCCCTACCTGGCGTGGGTGAGCTTCGCCGCGGTGCTGAACTTCGCCCTGTGGCGAATGAACGCCTGA
- a CDS encoding lysophospholipid acyltransferase family protein, which yields MHKAGIGQWFVYGVCRGALGLLRVLPVPVAKGAAFVGGLLAYRLLGHHRAIARVNTGIVFPGMSRRERDRIAARSFAHLGELLIWVARFPGLLDPRKLRRVVRYEGFEHYGKVRDQGRATLFLTAHLGPWELLSFSHGVFTRPVHFIMRPLDYALFDRFITRRRTLSGCVPILKKDALRKIVRALSQGEDVGILLDQKVQEGEGVFVDFFGRPASMARGPAGIARATGAAVLPAFITPDPEQKARFCFRIEPEIPIQKTADREADDRENTQRFARAIEEAVRRDPEWWLWGHRRWRTRPPGTPDPYEGI from the coding sequence ATGCACAAGGCCGGCATCGGGCAGTGGTTCGTCTACGGCGTCTGCCGCGGCGCCCTGGGCTTGCTCCGGGTCCTCCCGGTCCCGGTGGCGAAGGGGGCGGCGTTCGTCGGCGGCCTCCTGGCCTACCGGCTCCTGGGGCACCACCGGGCCATCGCCCGCGTCAACACGGGGATCGTCTTCCCCGGGATGAGCCGGCGGGAGCGCGACCGGATCGCCGCCCGGTCCTTCGCCCACCTCGGCGAGCTGCTGATCTGGGTCGCCCGGTTTCCCGGCCTGCTGGACCCCCGCAAACTCCGGCGCGTGGTCCGGTACGAGGGGTTCGAGCATTACGGGAAGGTCCGGGACCAGGGGCGGGCCACCCTGTTCCTCACCGCCCACCTCGGGCCCTGGGAACTGCTCTCCTTCAGCCACGGCGTCTTCACCCGGCCCGTGCACTTCATCATGCGCCCCCTCGACTACGCGCTCTTCGACCGCTTCATCACCCGCCGCCGCACCCTCTCGGGCTGCGTCCCCATCCTCAAGAAGGACGCCCTGCGGAAGATCGTCCGCGCCCTCTCCCAGGGGGAGGACGTGGGGATCCTCCTCGACCAGAAGGTCCAGGAGGGCGAGGGCGTTTTCGTGGATTTCTTCGGGCGGCCCGCGTCCATGGCCCGCGGGCCCGCCGGCATCGCCCGGGCGACGGGGGCGGCGGTGCTGCCGGCCTTCATCACGCCCGACCCGGAGCAAAAGGCCCGGTTTTGCTTCCGCATCGAGCCGGAGATCCCGATTCAGAAGACCGCCGACCGGGAGGCGGACGACCGGGAGAACACCCAGCGCTTCGCCCGGGCCATCGAGGAGGCCGTCCGCCGCGACCCCGAGTGGTGGCTCTGGGGACACCGCCGCTGGCGCACCCGCCCCCCCGGCACCCCCGACCCCTACGAGGGCATCTGA
- a CDS encoding TrkA family potassium uptake protein, translated as MKRFAVIGLGTFGSNVARSLYEKGHEVIVLDASDALVQKAKDFASVAVAADATDRDFLESFGFRDVDCAVVSVGDRIDASILITLHLAELGIPKIVVKAVNEIHGRILKRIGATEVVHPEKEMALRLADRISHSGVLDQIALEDGFSILETRVPSCYVGIPLKESKIRQHYALNVIAVRPSRQEKQGRRAFSLPKPDYALEPGDVLVLFGTDEQIEKFKELP; from the coding sequence ATGAAACGATTCGCCGTTATCGGTTTGGGGACCTTCGGATCCAACGTTGCCCGCAGCCTCTACGAGAAGGGACACGAGGTCATCGTCCTGGACGCGAGCGACGCCCTCGTCCAGAAAGCGAAGGACTTCGCTTCGGTCGCCGTGGCCGCCGACGCCACCGACCGGGATTTCCTGGAGTCCTTCGGCTTTCGGGACGTCGACTGCGCGGTGGTCAGCGTCGGGGACCGGATCGACGCTTCCATTCTCATCACGCTTCACCTGGCGGAACTGGGCATCCCGAAAATCGTGGTGAAGGCCGTCAACGAGATCCACGGGAGGATCCTCAAGCGCATCGGGGCCACGGAGGTGGTTCATCCGGAGAAGGAAATGGCCCTGAGGCTGGCGGACCGGATCTCCCACTCCGGGGTCCTGGACCAGATCGCGCTCGAGGACGGTTTTTCCATCCTCGAAACCCGGGTCCCGTCGTGTTACGTAGGGATCCCGCTCAAGGAATCGAAGATTCGCCAGCATTACGCCCTGAATGTGATCGCCGTCAGGCCGTCCCGCCAGGAGAAGCAGGGCCGTCGGGCCTTCTCCCTGCCGAAGCCCGACTACGCCCTCGAACCCGGCGACGTGCTGGTCCTCTTCGGGACGGACGAACAGATCGAGAAGTTCAAGGAACTCCCGTGA
- a CDS encoding thioredoxin family protein, with protein MRNTLKIVLLLSLAALLAAPAGARPSEAADVEKEIGFGETVKIEDHLVKGKTVIVDFFSQYCPPCRRISPLLTRLAEKRSDLFVLKVNINRKDVRGIDWGSPVARQFKLESVPHFIIYGADGKVLAEGEAAFEKIERWLQEAGIR; from the coding sequence ATGCGGAATACACTCAAGATCGTCCTCCTGTTGTCCCTGGCCGCCCTCCTGGCTGCGCCCGCGGGCGCCCGGCCCTCCGAGGCCGCCGACGTGGAGAAGGAGATCGGCTTCGGCGAAACCGTCAAGATCGAGGACCACCTGGTGAAGGGAAAGACGGTGATCGTCGACTTCTTCAGCCAGTACTGCCCGCCGTGCCGCCGGATCTCGCCCCTCCTGACCCGCCTGGCCGAAAAACGAAGCGACCTCTTCGTGCTGAAGGTCAACATCAACCGGAAGGACGTGCGCGGCATCGACTGGGGGTCGCCGGTAGCGCGCCAGTTCAAACTGGAAAGCGTCCCCCACTTCATCATCTACGGGGCGGACGGGAAGGTCCTGGCCGAGGGTGAAGCCGCCTTCGAGAAGATCGAGCGCTGGCTCCAGGAGGCGGGGATCCGCTGA